CTTCGTCCTCGACGGCGCACGGGACGACCTCTTCACCTCCGCCTGACCGGCCCGGGCGGTGTGGCCGGTTCGTGGGCAAACGTTGAAGATCCTATGGATTTTCGCAGAACGCGTGTGGATGTCCCCGTCGTCCCACGCTTCTTGCCCCCGCCGAGGACGATGGGAGGATCGGCCTCGGCGAGGAGGAACGGATGAGGACACGTCACCTGCGCACCCTGCTGGTCTTCGGCGCTGCGGTACTGACCGCACTCGGCACCACGACGCCTGCTCAGGCGCTGCCGGCATGCCCGAGCAATGCCATCTGCTTGTGGAGGTTCCAGGACGGGACCGGTGACCTCTACGTGTGGCGGGGCGGCTATGTGGACCTGCCCGGCAAGTTCGTCGACCACGTCTACTCCTTCCGGGCCAACAGGACCGGCGCGTTCATCGACTGGGCGAAGGGCAAGGAGTGCCACTCGGTCCGCAAGGGCGACTACGGCAGCAACTACGGTTCGCGCTTCGGGTCAAAGATGGATGCGGTCGGTGACAACTGCTGACCCTGGGAGCTGCGCGGCTGGTGCGGTTACGCGCGGAGGACCTTGCCGAGCACTTCGCCGAACTGGGCCGGGTGCGTGGTGAGGCCGGTGTGGCCACCGGGAAAGTGACGGAGTTCCGTGCCGAGGCGCTCGGCCAGGAGAGCGGCCGGACGGTAGGGCAGCTCGCCGCGCGAATCGTCGCCGCAGGCCAGCACGAGCCGGTCCGACACGGCCTCCAGTCGCCCGGTATCCGGGACGTAGGACATGAAGCTCGGCACGATGCGCCCGACGAAGTACGGCAGGTTGGCCATCGTTCGCTCGGCCCGCGCCGCTGCCTGCGGCGGAAGCTCGATCCCGGCCTTCGGGCCGGTGGAGTCGCCGTCCTTCCTCAGACCGGCGGCGAACACGGCCATCGCCGGCATCAGCCCCTGGCTGCGCAAGGTCTCCTGGACACGCGCGATGAGCGCGCGGTGCCGTGGGGCGTCGGGCAGGACCTCCACCACCGGCGGCTCATGCGCCACGACACGTTCCACGCGTTCGGGGTGGGCGGTGAGGAGGTGCAGGGCGACGATGGCACCCGAGCTGGCGCCGAACACCCGGGCGGGCTCGCCGGGGGACAGCAGGTCCAGCACGCGGAACGCGTCGTCGGCGTGCTGGTCCACCCGCTGCTCGGCCTCGGTGTCGTCCAACGTGCTCCGGGACATGCCGCGCGGGTCGTAGGTCGCGACGGTGTACTCGGCGGCCAGGTCGT
This Streptomyces sp. NBC_00539 DNA region includes the following protein-coding sequences:
- a CDS encoding peptidase inhibitor family I36 protein, which encodes MRTRHLRTLLVFGAAVLTALGTTTPAQALPACPSNAICLWRFQDGTGDLYVWRGGYVDLPGKFVDHVYSFRANRTGAFIDWAKGKECHSVRKGDYGSNYGSRFGSKMDAVGDNC
- a CDS encoding alpha/beta fold hydrolase; this translates as MTDPTSGTLRVHGATLHYEVRGQGPLLLLIPGGAGDAASFDGMADDLAAEYTVATYDPRGMSRSTLDDTEAEQRVDQHADDAFRVLDLLSPGEPARVFGASSGAIVALHLLTAHPERVERVVAHEPPVVEVLPDAPRHRALIARVQETLRSQGLMPAMAVFAAGLRKDGDSTGPKAGIELPPQAAARAERTMANLPYFVGRIVPSFMSYVPDTGRLEAVSDRLVLACGDDSRGELPYRPAALLAERLGTELRHFPGGHTGLTTHPAQFGEVLGKVLRA